Below is a window of Myroides profundi DNA.
GATATATTGTATTTAATGTTGCTTCACCAAATGGTAAATTTATACTTCCTAAAATCCCACACATAATTTAATATTTTTTTAATTGTTTCTCTCCACTCCATAGAATTAAAGCAAAAACAACAAATGTTGAAATCAAATTAGTTCCTATAGCTCCCACTATTCCATATCTAGGTAACAATGTAAATATGCTTATTAAATTAAATACAGCGCCTATAACCATAATTAAAAAACGTATTTTTTGTTTATTTAAAGCTACTAATAACATTTCGTATCCTGAATAAATAAAACTGAAAAGTATAATCCCTAACACACCAATATACGCTTGATTTATTGTCTCTGTTAAAACTAACTTAGCTATTTTCTCTAAAACAAACTCTCTAAAAACATACATTACTCCTAAAATCAATACTAGAATAGGAACAGCTATTTTTTGCAGAGAATGAAATACTTTTCCTTTTTCTGCAAAAGAAACATTTTTAATTTGATTTAATAATACTTGTGAAAACGCAAGATTTAATAAAGCAAAAGGAGCCACAATTAGTAACAATCCTCTATAAGTTCCATAAACATCTCCTTGAACTAAAAGTGGTAATAGTAACATTCCTCCCTGAACAAAAGAAGCTGTAACTATATCCTGCAGTCCATAATATTGTCTCGCTTTCCAAACAGTTAATAACTGCTTTTTAGTTAGAAGGCCTGTAATACCTTCAAACAAAGAAATACCTTTAGATAAATTAAGAAAAGTAACTGTAGTTAATAAATTAAATAAAATCAATAAGTAAAAAATTGTATTGATACCTAATGTTTCAACATAAATTAAATACCCCATTAGAGCAAAAATTAATAAAGAAAAAACAACATTTATCTTTAATTCAAATCCAAACTGCCCTATCCCTTTTAAATAAGAAAACAGAATATTATTAATACTAAAAACTACTCCTAAAATCCAACCTAAATATATTACATAACCATAACTATTAACTCCTAGTAAATCTAAAACAAAAATTACTCCAAATACTAAAGATGATAATATAGCAAGTACAAGAATTGATGCCTGTAACTCCTTACTATTATCCTTATCTATATTTGCTTCTTTTATTAAATAAAACTGACTACCGAAGGGCAGAACTGATACCAAGATATTTGCCAACGAATAAATAAATGAAAAAATTCCAAAAGGGATAATTCCTAATGTTGCCAATAAAACAATACTAAGCAACCATCTTGATCCAAACTGTAGCCCTAATGATAAATTATTAATAATAATATTTTTTATAAATTCCCTATTCATCAATCAATTACATTTTTTCTAATCGAATTTAAAATATACTCTACTTTATCATCTTGGTCAAATAATACATTTATTTCTCTTAAGCTCACATTGCCTCTAATACCGACATCGAAACTTATCTTTAACTTATTGGTGGCAAATGATACAGGAAAATAGTTTATATCAATAAATGTATCGAACCCTCCTGTTTTATAATATTTTCTATTTTTATTATAGATATCTTTATTGGTATATATTTTTACCCAATTATCTTTTTCCCATGCATAGATAGTATAATTTTGTGGTAAAGATTCTTCAGTAGGGCTATAAAAAACAATACCTTCTATATTTCTTCGATACTTATCAAACTCTATTATTAGTTCATTATCTTTGTTTTTTGTACTCCAAAAATTCCCCCAACTCCAAAGTTCATCAGTTAACACATCAATATTTTCTTGTAATTTTAAAGAAGTAACTTTTTTAAATTTATCGAAGTCATAATAGCTATCAATTTTTCCAGTATCATACTTAATAAACTTATGTGCATATTCTCGTAATATTGATTCATTAGTCCAATAATATAAAGTCAAAAGTTGATAAATCTCTAATTCATGATAATGATCTGGATCTTCATTAATTGCTGAAGCATATGTCTCATTCTTCATTTCTTCTACTCGTAATTTATTGTAATTTGAAGTGAAGAAAGAATCATACATATGAATTTTTGCTTTTAAAGTATTTATACCTTGATCAAAAAGACGTTTTGCATCCTTATTGCCTGTAACTCGATAACTATAATACAATCCTGCTAGAGAAAACATATACCCATTCAGAACATGTGATTTAGGATCTGCATATTCTTCATAAAAAGGATAGCCATCCCAAAAATTTAAAACTCCTCCTTTATCTATTGAATAATCAAATGATTTAAGAAACTTATTGGACATATCTAAATATCTATTATCTCTCGTTAAATTATAAGCTTGTAACATAATTACTACAGAGTATCCTTGTGACATAGCTGATGCCCATTTAGAAGGTAGTTGATAGTTTTCAACCTGTAATTCCGTCTGTAAAACTGCAAAGTCTTCTATCAAGACTGCCTCGTTTAAGATATGTGAAGATATTTTTAAAAACTCTTCTTTACTATTCTCTGATTTAGTTTCTAAAAAATTGGCATGATATGCTAAAGCCACTTGACAAAAAGTAATTGGATAATAGTGATGCCCGCTATTATAATAAATTAGAGGAATTCCTGCTTCAGATCTTTCTAAATTATCATACATAGATATATTTGAACCAGAAAAGGGAAACTTAGGGTATAGACTATCATTATTAAAAACCTTTTTGTCTAAAAAATCAACTGCATTGAATCCTACTTTAACTGTATCTTCAACATTAAAAACATTATTTTCGGTACTAATATAAGTACTCACTTTAACTTCTCTTTTACATGAATAAAACAAAAGAGTTATTAATAAAATAAAATAAAAATTCTTCATATATACATACCCAACACACTATACCTCGGTCTACTAGCCCTAGTAGGATATTCCTCAGTAGTGATTGGATTTACTTTTATATTAATATTATTCTCTTTAAATATAGATACAGCAAAGTCGTACCAAGAGCAAATCACATCACCCCTATAATGATAAACCCCATAATCATGATTTCCTTGCATCAGAGACATTAAAAAATGACATAATTCTATTGCATTAGTAGGACAACCTATTTGATCCATTACAACACTTACTTCACTTTTAGT
It encodes the following:
- a CDS encoding D-glucuronyl C5-epimerase family protein, whose protein sequence is MSTYISTENNVFNVEDTVKVGFNAVDFLDKKVFNNDSLYPKFPFSGSNISMYDNLERSEAGIPLIYYNSGHHYYPITFCQVALAYHANFLETKSENSKEEFLKISSHILNEAVLIEDFAVLQTELQVENYQLPSKWASAMSQGYSVVIMLQAYNLTRDNRYLDMSNKFLKSFDYSIDKGGVLNFWDGYPFYEEYADPKSHVLNGYMFSLAGLYYSYRVTGNKDAKRLFDQGINTLKAKIHMYDSFFTSNYNKLRVEEMKNETYASAINEDPDHYHELEIYQLLTLYYWTNESILREYAHKFIKYDTGKIDSYYDFDKFKKVTSLKLQENIDVLTDELWSWGNFWSTKNKDNELIIEFDKYRRNIEGIVFYSPTEESLPQNYTIYAWEKDNWVKIYTNKDIYNKNRKYYKTGGFDTFIDINYFPVSFATNKLKISFDVGIRGNVSLREINVLFDQDDKVEYILNSIRKNVID
- a CDS encoding lipopolysaccharide biosynthesis protein, translated to MNREFIKNIIINNLSLGLQFGSRWLLSIVLLATLGIIPFGIFSFIYSLANILVSVLPFGSQFYLIKEANIDKDNSKELQASILVLAILSSLVFGVIFVLDLLGVNSYGYVIYLGWILGVVFSINNILFSYLKGIGQFGFELKINVVFSLLIFALMGYLIYVETLGINTIFYLLILFNLLTTVTFLNLSKGISLFEGITGLLTKKQLLTVWKARQYYGLQDIVTASFVQGGMLLLPLLVQGDVYGTYRGLLLIVAPFALLNLAFSQVLLNQIKNVSFAEKGKVFHSLQKIAVPILVLILGVMYVFREFVLEKIAKLVLTETINQAYIGVLGIILFSFIYSGYEMLLVALNKQKIRFLIMVIGAVFNLISIFTLLPRYGIVGAIGTNLISTFVVFALILWSGEKQLKKY